GCACCGGCGAGATGCCGGAATCGGAACGCAAAGCGCTGGCGGAGATTGTTCAGAAAGCCCATGCCAAAGGCCGGGTCGTGCGATTTTGGGCGGCCCCGGATCTCCCCGCGAGTTGGGCGTTGCAACAAGCGGCGGGCGTCGATCGCATCAACACCGACCGCCTCGCCGATCTGCGACAATTCCTCACCACCAAACCTGCGAAGTGATCCGCAAACGCCGATTCCTTCCATCGATTCCAGTGGATGAAATCGTCTGCGGATTTTGCTTGCGGGGGTGGGGGGCTTTTGGTGGAATACACCCGCCTCTACCGCCTGCCTTGTGAAATGCGAGGATGTCGCATGTCGAAATGGTTGATGATCCTGGGATGTGTGGCTGCTTGGGTGCCGCATGCAACTGCGGAAAACTGGGCCGATTTTCGTGGGCCGACTGGTCAGGGTGTCTACACCGGCAAACCGCTGCCATTGGAATACGGACCCGGCAAAAATGAAGTCTGGAAGACCGAAATTCCCGGCAAAGGCTGGTCAACTCCGATTGTCGTGGATGGGCAGCTTGTGCTGACCACCGCCACGCCGGGCGAAGGGCGAACCGATCAATCGCTACGGGCGATTTGCGTCGATGCGGATTCGGGCAAGATTCTTTGGAATGTGGAAGTCTTTCAGCAGAAATCGGCTTCCTCACCCCGCATTCACAGCAAGAATAGCTACGCTAGTCCGAGTGCGGCCTGGGATGGCGAACGCTACTTTGTGCATTTTGGGCACGAAGGCACCGCCGCGCTCGATCGCAACGGCAAAATTCTCTGGAAGCAAACCGGCTTGCGATATGCCCCGGTGCACGGCAACGGCAGCACGCCGATCGTCGTGGATGGCAAGCTCATTTTCAGCATCGATGGCACCGATCTGCAAGCCTTGATCGCGTTGAGCTGCAAGACCGGCGAGGTGGTCTGGAAGGCGGATCGCAATAGCACCGCCGACAAGAAATTTTCCTTCGCCACCCCCGCGCTGGTCACCCATCAGGGCCGCACGCAGATCGTCAGCCCGGCCAGCGATGGCGTTTACGGAATCGACCCCGCGACAGGCAAAGAACTGTGGAAGTTGCGCTACAGTGGCTTCTCGGTGATTCCCAAACCTGTTTATGGCAAAGGACTTGTGTTCATCGCCACTGGATACGGCCCGACATCCGTGATTGCGTTCCGCCCGGAAGGCACCGGCGACATTACCGATAAGGCGATTGCCTGGACGATGAAGCGCGGTGCCCCCAACACGCCGTCGATGCTGCTGGATGGCGATGCCCTCTATCTGGTGTCGGATGCCGGTCAAGCGAGCTGTCTGGAAGCAACGACGGGCAATGTGATTTGGCAAGAACGGCTGCCGGGGGCGTATTCCGCCTCGCCGATTCTCGCCGGAGACCGAGCCTACTTTACCAGCGAAGATGGCATCGGCTCGGTGGTCCGCACCGGGCGCGATTTCGAGATTCTCGCCAAGAATCGCATGGGCGAACGCACCTTCGCTAGCTTTGTTCCGGTGGATGGCTCGCTCTATGTGCGGGGCGATAAGCACCTGTATCGCTTCCAGGTCCGCTCCGCCGCGAGTCGGTAAGGGCCAGTGCCAATCTGACAGCCGGAATTGAGAATCCCCGATTCCAGTCGGGGAAATCCCAGCAAGAAAAATCGTCGCCGCAACCTCTTGTTTCATCAGGGGTTGTGGCGATTTCATTTTTTTCGGGACTGCACGTCTGGCGCGAATTGGCGCGCGGGTTGCATACTTGGATTGGCACAGAACGAATCGCTCTCGGAAGGCGTATCGAGATCCCCCCAACCCGGCGAATCCGGTGATCATTTCGGGGCAGTCTCCGCTTCACCGATCATTCCGCGACGTTCTCGAGGAGGCATGAGTATGTTGACGCATTACCGACGTGATCCGTTAGCTGCTTTGTTTCAAGAAGCCAATCGGATGCAATCCGAAGTGAGTCGCCTGTTCGGGCGTGGTCTGTTCACCCCGGAAATGGCCGTTGCTGGCCCGCTGTTGAATGTGTGGGAAGACGATCACGCGTTTTATGTCGAGACTGATTTGCCGGGGCTGACCCTGGAAACCATTGACATTACCCTGACCGAAGGGAATCAACTGACGATCAGTGGCGATCGCAAACCGGTGGAAGTGCCCTCGGCGATTTGGCATCGGCAGGAACGACCGACCGGAGCATTCTCCCGCTCGGTGACGTTGCCAGCGCTGGTCGATGCGGACAAAGTCGAGGCCGTGTTTGAATCTGGCGTGCTGAAAGTGACGCTGCCCAAGAGCGAAGCCGCCAAACCGCGAAAAATCGCCGTCAAAAGCGTGTAAGGTTCCCACCCCTGAGAATGATGAAAGGAGGCCGAATCATGTCTGAGAATTCACTTACGAAAGCGGAGAATTCGTTGGCTCCGGTCGAAAATCATCCTGGGGCAACGATTTCCCCCCGTGTGGATATTTTGGAACGCGAAACGGAATTGCTGCTGATTGCGAATTTGCCCGGCGTGAAATCCGATGATGTGGAGGTTCGCTTTGAAAATGGCGAACTCACGCTGCATGGGGTGCGCTCAAGTTCGCACGCGGGCAAAAATCGGCTCAGTTGGGAATACGAGGTGGCGCATTATCATCGGAGCTTCCGGTTGAGTGAGAACATTGCTGCAGATCAAATTCATGCGGATTTCAGCAACGGTGTGCTGACGGTGCATCTGCCGAAAGTAGAAGCCGTGAAACCGCGAAAGATTACTGTTCGCAGCAACTAACGGGAAATGCTACACTCATCGAAAGTGATCCGATGCCGCTTGGCAGAATCGCTGGGAAACTCCCGCGGATGCCAAGCGGATGCACCATTCCGTTCGCAAAGCGTTCCGCGAAGCGGGATCGTTCCCATACCGTGTGGGGCGAGAATAGCGGATCGACGGTGAGGAGTGATCATGACCACGATGGGGCGACGCGACTTTCTGCGGGATTATATGATGATCCCCCCCGGCACGCTGATGGCTGGGGTGGTGAATATGATCGTCGAAATTCCCAAGGGGCGGCGAAGCAAGTTCGAGATTGACAAGAATACGGGGCTGATCAAACTCGATCGCTACTTGTATAGCTCGTCGGTGTATCCGGGCGATTACGGGTTTATTCCGCAGACGCTCGCCGAAGACGGTGACCCCTCGGATATTCTGGTCATGGTCAATGAGCCGACGTTCTCGGGCTGTTTGATTGAAGCCCGTGTCGTTGGCTTGTTCCGCATGAAGGACAAGGGCGTCAACGACTACAAGGTGCTGGCGGTGCCCAATAGCGATCCGCTGTTCGGTCAGATTCGCAAACTCGAAGATGTGCCGCAACACTTCCTGCGCGAAGTCGAACACTTCTTCGCCACCTACAAGCAGCTCGAAGGGGCCACCGTGGAACCGTTGGGGTGGTCGTGCGCCGAAGAAGGGACCGCCGAAGTGCGATCCGCCGTGGAACGCTTCCGCGCCTCACTCGGGACGATTTTGGGCTAATCCGCCCCGTTCCTGTGATTGAAACAAAGTCCCCCGCAATCAGCCTTCCGGTGCGATTGCGGGGGACGTCTGTTTTCCAGAATGATCCGCCGATGATTATTCCGCGACTCGTTCTTCGGCAAACAAATTGGCCACGGCGTAATCCCGATTCAACTGCGTGATGAACTTCACGCTAATTTCCTTGGGGCAAGCCGCTTCGCATTCGTACTGGTTGGAGCAGTGGCCAAAGCCTTCCTTGTCGTGCTGTTCCAACATCTTCAGCACGCGGCGTTTGCGTTCCGGCTGTCCTTGCGGCAGGCTGCCCAAGTGCGAGACCTTCGCCGATAGAAACAGCATGGCCGAGGCGTTCTTGCAGGCCGCCACACACGCGCCACAACCGATGCACGCGGCCGCGTCCATGGCCGTTTCGGCGGATTCCTTCGGAATGGGAATCGCGTTTCCGTCGGGCGAACCGCCGGTATTCACCGAGACATAGCCACCCGACTGAATGATGCGATCGAATGCGCCGCGATCGGTCACCAGATCCTTGATGACCGGGAATGCGCGGGCCCGCCACGGTTCCAGATACAGATGCTCGCCGTCTTCGAAGCTGCGCATGTGCAATTGGCAGGTGGTGGTGGCCTTTTCCGGGCCGTGCGGCGTGCCGTTAATCATCATCGAGCAGCTACCGCAGATGCCTTCTCGGCAGTCGTGATCGAAGGCGATCGGTTCTTCGCCCTTGTGGATCAAGTCTTCATTGACCACATCGAGCATTTCCAGAAACGACATATCTGGGCTGATATTCCGCGCTGGGTAGGTCACCATCCGACCTTCGTCGGAGGCGTTCTTTTGACGCCAGACATGGAGTGTAAAATTCATGGTCTCAACTCTCCGCGATGGCTGAATGCTCGCGGCGATGCGGGGACGCTGGCCCACCGCATCGCGCGGACAAATGAAATTACTTGTAGCTGCGAATGGCCAGGTGAGCATGCTCGAATGCGAGCGGCTCTTTGACCAGTTCCGCAGGTTTGTCTTGGCCGTGATATTGCCAGGCCGCAACATGGCAGAATTCTTCGTCGTTGCGCTTCGCTTCGCCATCTTCCATTTGGAATTCTTCGCGGAAGTGGGCACCGCACGATTCCGCTCGGGTGAGGGCATCGCGGCACATCAATTCGCCGAAGTCGAGGAAGTCGGCAACACGACCCGCTCGTTCCAACGATTGGTTGAGTTCATCGCCACTGCCCGGAACCGCGATGCTGCTGTAAAATTCTTCGCGGATTGCCGGGATCTTGCTCAGAGCGTCGCGGAGGCTCTGATCGGTGCGTGCCATCCCGCACTTGTCCCACAGCAACTTGCCGATTTCGCGGTGGAATTCGATCGGCGTCTTCTTCCCCTTGGTGGAGAGGAACTTCTTGATTTGCAGCGTTACCGATTCTTCCGCGGCCCGGAATTCCGCGTGCGAAGTCGGCAGGCGATCCGACTTGTTCGTGGCGAAATAGTTGGTCAGTGTGTACGGCAGAATGAAGTAGCCATCTGCAAGCCCCTGCATCAGCGCCGATGCGCCCAGCCGGTTGGCACCGTGATCGGAGAAGTTCGCTTCGCCAATCACGAACAGACCGTTGATGTTGGACATCAAATTGTAGTCCACCCACAGGCCGCCCATGGTGTAGTGCAGCGCGGGGTAGATCCGCATCGGCTGTTCGTAGGCGTTTTCGCCGGTGATCCGTTCGTACATATCGAACAGGTTGCCATACTTCGATTCGACGCTCTTGCGACCAATTCGCTTGATGGCATCGGCGAAATCGAGGTAGACCCCGTAGCCACCCGGACCCACGCCCCGGCCTTCGTCGCAAACCTTCTTGGCGGCACGGGACGAAATGTCACGCGGGGCCAGGTTGCCGTAGCTGGGGTACATGCGTTCCAGGAAGTAATCCCGTTCGCTGTCGGCAATTTGGCTGGGATGCCGCTTGTCGCTGGCATTCTTGGGCACCCAGATGCGACCGTCGTTCCGCAGCGATTCCGACATCAGCGTCAGCTTGGATTGGTGATCGCCAGAAACCGGAATGCACGTCGGGTGAATTTGCGTGTAGCACGGGTTGGCGAACAGCGCACCGCGACGATGGGCGCGATAGGTGGCCGTGACGTTGCAGCCTGCCGCATTCGTGGACAGGAAGAACGCGTTGGAATATCCACCCGTCGCCAGCACGACGGCATCCGCGGAATACGATTCAATCTTGCCGGTACGCAGATCACGGACGACGATGCCGCGTGCGCGCTTGTTGCCCTGACCATCGTCGGTGACGACGAGATCGAGCATTTCGGTACGCGGGTGCATCTTCACTTTGCCGTAGGAGATCTGCTTGGACAGCGCCTGATAGGCACCGAGCAACAGTTGTTGACCGGTCTGTCCACGGCAATAGAAGGTCCGCGAAACTTGGGCACCGCCGAAGGAGCGGTTATCGAGTCGGCCGCCGTACTCCCGCGCGAACGGGACACCTTGGGCGACGCATTGATCGATGATTTGGACGCTGACTTCGGCCAATCGATAGACGTTGGCCTCGCGGGAACGGAAGTCGCCGCCCTTGACCGTGTCTTGGAACAATCGTTCGACGCTATCGCCATCGTTTTGATAATTCTTGGCGGCGTTGATGCCCCCTTGCGCGGCGATGGAGTGCGCCCGACGCGGGGAGTCTTGGAAGCAGAACGAATGGACATCGTAGCCCAGTTCGGAGAGCGTGGCCGCTGCCGATGCGCCCGCCAAACCCGTGCCAACGACGATGACGCTATACTTGCGCTTGTTGGCCGGGTTGACCAGCTTCATCTCGCGGCGATAATTCGTCCACTTCTGGGGGGTGGGACCCGAGGGAATTTTGGCATCGAGATTCATAATCCATCATCCTCCCATCACGGCCGACAAGGTCTTGGCTACATCCGGATTTGGCTGGAGATAACCCAGTTGGCACGCGAGGACAATCGAGCTATTGCCGATCAACAACCCCAACGCCAGAACGAACGCCACTGTTCGGATCAGGCTCTGGAATCGCGTGCTGTTCAGGCTCAGCGTTTGGAACACGCTGGCCGCTCCATGCGTCAGATGGAAGAACAGTGCGAGTTGGGCAACCAGATACAGCCCTGAAACAACCGGTTTTTGGAAGCCGTAGATAACCATCGAATACACATCTCGCAAACCTTCACTGTCGCGAAGTTGCGAATAGTTGACGGCTTGGTTTTCAATCGTCACCGTGGCACTCACCGCCGTAACCGTAAAGTGGGCCAGGTGAAAGAGCAAAAAGGTTCCCACGACGATCCCGGTGGAGAGCATGTAGCGGCTCGCCCAGGTCGCCTGGATGGTCGAGTGATAGTAATACGGAACCGGTCGCGCGGTGGCCGATTGCGATTTCAGACGAATCGCGAGCGTCAGGTGCGTGACCAGAATCGCCAGCAGCACGCCGCGAATCACCCACAGAATGGGACCCAGACTGTGCAGTTTTTCGGCATAATGATTAATAAGCGACTGACTGACGAAGATTTGCAGGTTGCCAGCCATGTGGCCGACCACGAAGCCGATTAGCGCGATGCCCGTCAGCGCGACCAGAATTTTACTGCCAACGCTCGACTGCAGGAGTTTGCCCAACCAAACCATCGGCGTGGGGCTGCCAGGCCGCGGTTGGTTGGTCGGATAATTCTGTTTGGGACGAATCACTTTGCTCATGCGATTGCTTCATTCTGGAGGACCGATCGGACGCGACCAATCGGAGTGCCTCCCGCCTCAGAGGTGGAGCGGGAGCGGCCCGATCGCAAACGATCGGAGTGAACAACCGGGGCTAACGGACGATACGAGTTCATTTTAGCACGGAACCCCCGTGCGGCTACCGGATTCCGAATCTTCTGGAAGCCGCTCGAAAATCCCCGCCCATATCACTGGTTTTTCGTCGGTGATTTTGGCCCCGGCTCGGCAATCATTTTCAGAAATGGCTGCCAATCCGCATGATGAACCGAATTCGAAGACAACGGGGCACGGTCCGCATGGGCTTGCTGCCAATGACGGCGTGCCCGGGCTTGCCATTTTTCGGCATCCGCCGGTGCGGTAACGCTCGCACGACAAGCCGCTAATGCCAGCGACAATTGGAAGTCGATCGTGCGATCATTCAGGTTTGACAGCGTCTCATACGCCGATTCTGCTTCGGGAGTTGAACCAGTTGCAATCTGGCAGAACATTTGAATCACTTGAATTCGCGATTGTTCGGCATCCGGTTCGGTCCGCTTGAGCCGTTCCCACTGGATGATTGCTTCGGTGAAGCGAAATTCAGATCCCAGCCAGAACGCATAGCTCGATTCGATCCTTCGCCGAAGATTCTGCAGTTCGGGCGAGTTGGGCCACTTCGCTTGGGCCGAGTCGAGAAGCTGCCGGGCGGCAACAATACACGCCTCCGCGCTCGCTCGATGCGGCGAATTTCGAAGCAATTCCGTCGCCACCAGCTCACTTTGAATCGATTCGATCTGACGGGTGCGATCTTCCGGAAACTGCCAAGCCAAGCTCCGGCGAATCGAGAGCGACTGCTCCAATGCCTCGACGAAACCGTCTGGGTTCCCCGACTGCAATTCCGTCGCCGCCAAAAGCTGTGATGTTTTGGCGAATGCGAGTTTGGAATCGAGTGTGAATCCCGTTCGTTCGAGTTGGCGAAGCCGCTGCTGGTGCGCGAATCGGAGTCGTTCGACCGCTTCGGGTAATCGGTTCAGTTTGGCCAATGCCTGCCCGTGATTTTGGGCAACGATGGTGATTTCGTGGAGCAATCCGAAGGAATTGGGGGATCGCTTGAGCAGTTCGAGCAGGTATTGCGTGGCTTGCTGCCAGCGTTCGGCGGCCCGTTCATACTCCCCGAGGGCGAAGTGGGCCGCGCCCAGGTTGTTCTGCACCGTGGAAAGCGATTGGATCCATTGGGCGGATTCGGGCTGTTGATCGCGAAACCGTCGATACTCCACGTCCGCCTTTTCCAGCAGCGATTTGGCCGATTCGGCATTGGTTTGTTGGAGCCATGCAACCCCCAGCGATGTCCATACCTTGGCGAATAAATCATCGCGGGAACGCTGCCCGGCGGGGGATTGCTGGATTTCGGTAATCCATCGATTCGCTTCTTGCAGCAACTCCAAACTCACCGGCAATTGTCGATTGGCTCGTTCCACCAAGGCATGGGTATGCAGTAAACGGATCAGTTCGTACCGATGCGTCGGCTCTGCCGGACTGACGGAGTGGATGCGTTCGAGCAAGCGTCTGGCATTTTGAAACGAGGTACGCGCCGCATCGAATTTGCCGTGATCCGCCTGTGCGAGGCCCAGGTTGGTCAATGTCATGGCAGACAGAACCGTGTAATCGGTATGCGTGGGGAAGTTCCGCACCAACTCTGCTAATGTCGATTCGGCTTGAGTCAGTAAATCGATGGATTCGGCGAGTTCCCCCTGCAGTCGGAGTAAATTCCCCAGGTTGCCTTGCGTGGCGCTCTGTTCTTCCAAAAATCCGGGAGATTTGCGCGCCAGTTTGCGAAGTTCTGTCTGCAATTCCAAGGCCATTCGGTAGTCGGCAATCGCTTCGCGGGGACGCTGCAACTGCGACCGGACATTGCCGCGATTGCTGTACGAGGTTGCCAAGAGTCGGAGATCGGAATCCATCATCTCGGGCATTCCGGTCAAGGCATTGAGCCAATCGATGGAGCGGGATAGTTGATCCTCGGCGTCGGAGAGTCGATGCTGCTCCACAAACCACTTCGACCAGTTGTTTGCGTTCATCGCCAAAACTTTGAGACGCCGACGCGGATCGGGAGCATCGTCGAACGGTTGCATCAATTCATGGGCCTTGGCGAAATTCTGATACGCTTCGGAGTAGTCTCCGCGTTTGGTCCGCAGAAGGCCGCAGTCGGTAAGCGTGCCTGCGGTGAGCAGCGCACCCTCGAACGGCGTGGGCCAGTCGGGAGGGACTCCCTGAATCGATCCAAGTGCGAGTTGATAGTGGTGCAGGGCGTCGTCCAGTTGCCCCAGCCGAGCGTACAGCGATGCCACCCGATGGAGCCCCTCAAAGCGAATGGCCGTCTGCATGGGCGAAGAATCCTGCCGATCGGCAAAATCCTGCCAACGGCGCAAAGTGGCTTGCAAATACGCTCGATCGTAGGGGCCTAATTCGGGTTTGGAATCGAGCATCTGTTGAACCAGATCATCCGTCGCGGCCCGGAAACTCTGAAGCGTTGCGAGTTCGGCTTGTTCGGCTTTCGCGCGTGCCGCGATCGCCTCGTCTTTAGCGATTCGTTCCTGGGATTCGCGGAATTCGGCATCCTTGCGAGCGCGTTGGGCCTCGGCCAATCCTGTGAGGGTGCCCCATAATCCGACGATGAGACTCAACGTGATCAGGCTAAATGACGCGACTGCGGCACGATGCCGACGCAGAAATTTCGCCAAGCGATATCGCCGACTGGGCGGATGCGCCAGCACTTGGGTCCCTTGCAAGTAGCGCTGAAGGTCGTTGCACAACTCCAGTGCGGAGCCGTAGCGACGTTCGCGGTCCTTCTCCAACGTTTTTATCACGATCCAATCGAGTTCAGATTGGAGCTGTGCCAGATAATCGCGTCCGGTGGTGCCTCGTTGGAGCGCGATTTGCTCGCGCTTCGCTGGTTCGGGCCATTTCCGACTCGCGAGCGGGGGATCGATTTCTCGAATCCGCCGGAGCATTTCGAGCAAATGGGGCGGATCGCAATCTGCCCAATCGAATGGCAGCCCGC
This DNA window, taken from Tuwongella immobilis, encodes the following:
- a CDS encoding PQQ-binding-like beta-propeller repeat protein, whose translation is MSKWLMILGCVAAWVPHATAENWADFRGPTGQGVYTGKPLPLEYGPGKNEVWKTEIPGKGWSTPIVVDGQLVLTTATPGEGRTDQSLRAICVDADSGKILWNVEVFQQKSASSPRIHSKNSYASPSAAWDGERYFVHFGHEGTAALDRNGKILWKQTGLRYAPVHGNGSTPIVVDGKLIFSIDGTDLQALIALSCKTGEVVWKADRNSTADKKFSFATPALVTHQGRTQIVSPASDGVYGIDPATGKELWKLRYSGFSVIPKPVYGKGLVFIATGYGPTSVIAFRPEGTGDITDKAIAWTMKRGAPNTPSMLLDGDALYLVSDAGQASCLEATTGNVIWQERLPGAYSASPILAGDRAYFTSEDGIGSVVRTGRDFEILAKNRMGERTFASFVPVDGSLYVRGDKHLYRFQVRSAASR
- a CDS encoding Hsp20/alpha crystallin family protein, which gives rise to MLTHYRRDPLAALFQEANRMQSEVSRLFGRGLFTPEMAVAGPLLNVWEDDHAFYVETDLPGLTLETIDITLTEGNQLTISGDRKPVEVPSAIWHRQERPTGAFSRSVTLPALVDADKVEAVFESGVLKVTLPKSEAAKPRKIAVKSV
- a CDS encoding Hsp20/alpha crystallin family protein, producing MSENSLTKAENSLAPVENHPGATISPRVDILERETELLLIANLPGVKSDDVEVRFENGELTLHGVRSSSHAGKNRLSWEYEVAHYHRSFRLSENIAADQIHADFSNGVLTVHLPKVEAVKPRKITVRSN
- a CDS encoding inorganic diphosphatase codes for the protein MGRRDFLRDYMMIPPGTLMAGVVNMIVEIPKGRRSKFEIDKNTGLIKLDRYLYSSSVYPGDYGFIPQTLAEDGDPSDILVMVNEPTFSGCLIEARVVGLFRMKDKGVNDYKVLAVPNSDPLFGQIRKLEDVPQHFLREVEHFFATYKQLEGATVEPLGWSCAEEGTAEVRSAVERFRASLGTILG
- a CDS encoding succinate dehydrogenase/fumarate reductase iron-sulfur subunit, with amino-acid sequence MNFTLHVWRQKNASDEGRMVTYPARNISPDMSFLEMLDVVNEDLIHKGEEPIAFDHDCREGICGSCSMMINGTPHGPEKATTTCQLHMRSFEDGEHLYLEPWRARAFPVIKDLVTDRGAFDRIIQSGGYVSVNTGGSPDGNAIPIPKESAETAMDAAACIGCGACVAACKNASAMLFLSAKVSHLGSLPQGQPERKRRVLKMLEQHDKEGFGHCSNQYECEAACPKEISVKFITQLNRDYAVANLFAEERVAE
- a CDS encoding fumarate reductase/succinate dehydrogenase flavoprotein subunit, whose protein sequence is MNLDAKIPSGPTPQKWTNYRREMKLVNPANKRKYSVIVVGTGLAGASAAATLSELGYDVHSFCFQDSPRRAHSIAAQGGINAAKNYQNDGDSVERLFQDTVKGGDFRSREANVYRLAEVSVQIIDQCVAQGVPFAREYGGRLDNRSFGGAQVSRTFYCRGQTGQQLLLGAYQALSKQISYGKVKMHPRTEMLDLVVTDDGQGNKRARGIVVRDLRTGKIESYSADAVVLATGGYSNAFFLSTNAAGCNVTATYRAHRRGALFANPCYTQIHPTCIPVSGDHQSKLTLMSESLRNDGRIWVPKNASDKRHPSQIADSERDYFLERMYPSYGNLAPRDISSRAAKKVCDEGRGVGPGGYGVYLDFADAIKRIGRKSVESKYGNLFDMYERITGENAYEQPMRIYPALHYTMGGLWVDYNLMSNINGLFVIGEANFSDHGANRLGASALMQGLADGYFILPYTLTNYFATNKSDRLPTSHAEFRAAEESVTLQIKKFLSTKGKKTPIEFHREIGKLLWDKCGMARTDQSLRDALSKIPAIREEFYSSIAVPGSGDELNQSLERAGRVADFLDFGELMCRDALTRAESCGAHFREEFQMEDGEAKRNDEEFCHVAAWQYHGQDKPAELVKEPLAFEHAHLAIRSYK
- a CDS encoding succinate dehydrogenase cytochrome b subunit, with the protein product MSKVIRPKQNYPTNQPRPGSPTPMVWLGKLLQSSVGSKILVALTGIALIGFVVGHMAGNLQIFVSQSLINHYAEKLHSLGPILWVIRGVLLAILVTHLTLAIRLKSQSATARPVPYYYHSTIQATWASRYMLSTGIVVGTFLLFHLAHFTVTAVSATVTIENQAVNYSQLRDSEGLRDVYSMVIYGFQKPVVSGLYLVAQLALFFHLTHGAASVFQTLSLNSTRFQSLIRTVAFVLALGLLIGNSSIVLACQLGYLQPNPDVAKTLSAVMGG
- a CDS encoding serine/threonine-protein kinase; translation: MTNPSLLESLNHLDEDEQLMVLQHLLSHHPELLRLIGSHFDSRKPITPQRHAPPVTPANASPNGSPGTHPMHDSASRLAESVALNIEAPGLILGNRYRLIELLGQGGMGTVWLAEQFSPIEREVAIKLIHMGMDTKAVLLRFESERQALMRMEHPSIAQIFDSGKTDDQRPYFVMERIRGLPIQEYCDSQRMTIRERVELMIPVCQAIHHAHQRGIIHRDIKPSNVLVTSIDGKAVPKIIDFGIAKGTMGDLNDATLLTKNPGILGTPQYMSPEQAVMSNPDLDTRSDVYSLGVLLYELLTGGLPFDWADCDPPHLLEMLRRIREIDPPLASRKWPEPAKREQIALQRGTTGRDYLAQLQSELDWIVIKTLEKDRERRYGSALELCNDLQRYLQGTQVLAHPPSRRYRLAKFLRRHRAAVASFSLITLSLIVGLWGTLTGLAEAQRARKDAEFRESQERIAKDEAIAARAKAEQAELATLQSFRAATDDLVQQMLDSKPELGPYDRAYLQATLRRWQDFADRQDSSPMQTAIRFEGLHRVASLYARLGQLDDALHHYQLALGSIQGVPPDWPTPFEGALLTAGTLTDCGLLRTKRGDYSEAYQNFAKAHELMQPFDDAPDPRRRLKVLAMNANNWSKWFVEQHRLSDAEDQLSRSIDWLNALTGMPEMMDSDLRLLATSYSNRGNVRSQLQRPREAIADYRMALELQTELRKLARKSPGFLEEQSATQGNLGNLLRLQGELAESIDLLTQAESTLAELVRNFPTHTDYTVLSAMTLTNLGLAQADHGKFDAARTSFQNARRLLERIHSVSPAEPTHRYELIRLLHTHALVERANRQLPVSLELLQEANRWITEIQQSPAGQRSRDDLFAKVWTSLGVAWLQQTNAESAKSLLEKADVEYRRFRDQQPESAQWIQSLSTVQNNLGAAHFALGEYERAAERWQQATQYLLELLKRSPNSFGLLHEITIVAQNHGQALAKLNRLPEAVERLRFAHQQRLRQLERTGFTLDSKLAFAKTSQLLAATELQSGNPDGFVEALEQSLSIRRSLAWQFPEDRTRQIESIQSELVATELLRNSPHRASAEACIVAARQLLDSAQAKWPNSPELQNLRRRIESSYAFWLGSEFRFTEAIIQWERLKRTEPDAEQSRIQVIQMFCQIATGSTPEAESAYETLSNLNDRTIDFQLSLALAACRASVTAPADAEKWQARARRHWQQAHADRAPLSSNSVHHADWQPFLKMIAEPGPKSPTKNQ